A region of Vitis vinifera cultivar Pinot Noir 40024 chromosome 15, ASM3070453v1 DNA encodes the following proteins:
- the LOC100855187 gene encoding uncharacterized protein LOC100855187 — translation MSKREKNKSQYNQSTWTIEWQFHSTDIVLLNRRVNENSTLSSVIENHLKSGPWNHKLRPFCAEQLDCLKFFIRKYLKLGNLFRNPTVLNPALLLDCIELV, via the exons ATGTCGAAGAGGGAGAAAAATAAATCTCAATACAACCAAAG TACTTGGACGATTGAATGGCAGTTTCATTCAACAGACATTGTTTTACTCAACCGTAG AGTAAATGAAAACTCAACCCTTTCATCTGTAATTGAGAACCATTTAAAGTCTGGGCCATGGAATCATAAGCTCAGGCCGTTCTGTGCAGAGCAGTTGGACTGTCTCAAATTTTTCATTCGTAAATATCTTAAG CTGGGCAACTTGTTTAGGAATCCAACTGTGTTGAACCCAGCTTTATTGTTGGATTGCATTGAGCTAGTGTGA